The genomic window ATAATTGAAGTAATAAAAAATCATACAAAGTAAAAGAAAAACCTTTTACAACCTTTCTTTCGAAGAACGGAATTGTTCACGAAACCACGCCGATTCGTTCACCACAATCAAATGGCAAAATTAAACGATACCATCAATATTATACCAAATTATTTTATGCTAAGGATAAAAAATTAAATCAGAACGAACTCCAACATTATTTAAATAAATATTATTACTTTTATAACTTTGAACGCCTTCACCCATCATTAAATACTAAAACCCCATTTCAAACATTACAAAAATTTTTAACAAAATAGTTTCTGGAAGTTTGAATAATTATTTTTTACAAGAAATTAAATTTGTTGTACTTGTTCTAATTAAAGTAATTATTGTTTGTTTCTAGAATAATTAATAACCTTTTTATTTTAATTATTATTTAATTTTATAAAATACCCAATATTTTCTAAAATAATTCCCGCTTTTTTTGTTGTTTCTTTGCTTTTTGATATTATCTCACTAAGTTCCCTAATTAAGTTTCCTAATTAAGTTTCCTAATTCTTCTATTTCAAATCCTAAATATTTTAATATTTCTCTATCATTTGTATTTTTGGAATTTATTTTATTGCCAATTTGTTTTATTTGTAAACCCAGTGAATTTGAGTTATTTTTTAATACTTTTTCTCCAATTTCTATTATGTTAGATCCTAAAATTTTAACATTTTCTTTTAAAAGTTCATTTTCATCATTTTTATAATTTAAAATAACTTCTTTTATTTTTTTAAAAACTATTCCTTGTAATTTAGATCCTTTTGATAATTCGGGAATATCTGGAGCAAAAAAAGAGTCAAACTTCCAACTTTATTTAATGAATTTGAAATATTAATCATATTATTACCAATTTTTTCTATAAAGATTTCAAAATTATTTATGTCTAATTCAATATTTTCTATATCTTTGCCTGCTTGTTTTATTTCACTTAATATGTTACTTTCAATTGATGATAATTTATTTGTATCTTTATCATTTTGTATGCTTTTACCAAGTTCAATTACATTTTCTTTTAAAATATTAATAATTGAATCAATATTTATAGAATTTGTTGGTTGTTGAACTACTGGTTGTTGAAATGTATTTTTTATATTAACAATAATATTTCCTAATTCTTTTATGAATTCTCCAAGGTTTACAATTATATTAGATCCATATGCACTAGTTCATTTTCTTTCTAAACTATTTCCTTGTTGTTTAACAATTTCACCAATCTCTGTTATATTTTCTTTTAATTTTGTTAATTCTTCTTCTTCTATATTTGTATTTTTTGATAATTTAATTATTTTTTTAGAAATATTTTTTATATTTGTTCCTGCACCAGGAAGAGCCCCTCCTATTCAAGCATTAGTAATTGGATTAATATTTTCTATTAATACTCTGTATGGGCGCATAAAGTTTTGTTAGGTAGGAAAAACATTTGAATAAGTATTAAGGCAGTCAGTAATGATTGTCTTTTTATTTTATAAGATGTTAAAAATTTGTTCTTTGAAAATTAAATACAAGTGAATTAATAATGTTGGTATATATTAAAACACGATAAATTGTGGGTGGTCGCAATAACCAAAAAAAGTTTACCAGTTAATAGATAACGCCCTATTAGCTATAGCAATTTGTTTCATTTTGCAATAAAAAAATGAATAGATGGGTTTCCTAAAAATATACACGCTATTAAATTAGTTCCGAGGGGGGGGTGCGGACATTAAAGTGTAAAAATTTCTATATAGGGAGATACTAAGTTTAAAATTATCAAAATCTTTATCTAATTAAAAAAACAAAATTTACTAACAAAGCTTGTTAAACACTTAAATCTGCGATATATAAGTGTTTAAAAAACTAAGTTAACTAACAACTTAGTTAATATAACTTAGTTTATTTATAAGAAAGGTAATTTATTATGAAAAACATTGAAAACATTTTCTTAAATACTAAAAAATATCTCTTAAAAGAAACACAAAACGCAATGTTTATTAAAGCACCAAAAATTCCGTGATTTAATGAACAAATCGGTGTTTGGTTTGCAAAACGATTTGTTTATAAAGGAAAATATGAAAATTCGATTTGCATCGAAATAATCAAGAATAGTAAATATCAAATAATTTCAATTAATCAAAAAGAAAATGAAACCAAGTTAATTAAAGGACAAGAATTTATTAAGCTTCTTCATTGCCGAAAAAGAAAACAACAAAAAAGATACAAATTATAACTATTTTAAAGGAGTTTAAAAATGAATATTACGATTGGAATAATATTTACTATTATTTGCATAATGTTATTGGCATATTTTGCTTATAAAGTTTATGCCAAAATAAAAATGCGAATTAAATATAAAAACACTATTAAAAATAATACTGGTAATTTCACGAAAAACGAAAAAGTGTTTATTGCCCGCTTTAAAAAATGAGTTAAAGCTCCTCCTAATTCAAAAGAAAATAACGCGAGTAAAAAATAATGTTTTGAGAAATTATCATGGAATTTTTAGAACTGTTTATTCCGATAGAAAAAATGCCTGCACAAGCCGCTTTTATTTCCGGATTAATTATTATGATTACTTTTCTTTTCGCCTTAATTTCAATTATTTATTTTCCAAATAAAATGATAATTAAATTGTCATGCTTTATCAAAACGGGAAAAGCATTATTGAAATTATTAATTAATATGGTATTTCAAAATCTGCTATTTATAATTGAATAAAATCATTCGATAATTCTGGTTCTTTTAAAGCAAAAGATATCAAAGTAATGAAGAAAATGAATTAATTTACTTACGAAAAGAATTAAAACAATTACGAATGGAAAACGATATTTTAAAGCAAGCGGCACTGATAATGGCCAAAAAATAACAATAATTAATAACAACAAAAACAAATATTCAGTGAGGAAAATATGTAAGATTTTGGGTTTATCAAAATCAACGTATTACTTACTATCAACCTAATAAATGCACTAACTAACAAGCAAGTTAATAATTATAAACAAGAAATTGTCAATACATTTAATAAAAGTCGCAAAATTTATGGGGCCCGTAAAATTAAAGCTGTTTTAATAAGAAAAGATATCATCTTATCGCGGCGAAAAATCAGATGCATTATGATCAAAAATAATTTGGTTTCTAAATACACCAAATTAAAATATCGTAATCATAAAACAACAGCTAATAATGCCAAAATTAGTAATGTTTTAAATCGTGAATTTAATGACAAAAAACCTAATGAAGTTGTTGTTAGTGATTTAACACATGTGTAAGTTGGAGGAAAATGACATTATATTTGCTTATTAATTAACTTGTTTAATCGTTAAGCAATCGGCTATAGTGCTGGGCAAAACAAAACCGCTGAACTAGTGTTCGACAAGCTTTTCATAAGGATAACACGACCATTAAAACAAATAATTTTATTTCATACCGATCGCGGTAATGAGTTCAAAAATAAAATCATTGATGAAATTTTAATAACTTTTAACATTAAAAGATCATTAAGCAATAAAGGTTGTCCTTATGATAATGCTGTGACTGAAACAACTTACAAAACCTTTAAAACAGAATTTATTAAGGGTAAAAAATTTACAAACTTAACACAATTAAAATGCGAACTATTTGATTTTGTTAATTGTTGATACGGGGCTGCACAATTAACTGTGTCTCTAAGTAATTAACTTAAATTCACTCTGTCCTCAAATTTTATCATTAAATGTGAAATTGCACTACCCCAATTTTGAATTGGCATTGTTCATTTTTTAGTCATATTTTGAAATGCTAAATAAAATATTTTAAAAACTGATAAATCATTAGAAAAAATCTTTTTATTTTTAATGACTTTTCTTAATTGACTATTAACAGACTTTATTCTATTAGTTGTATAAATAATTATTCTAAATTCTTGAGGATATTCAAGAAAAATTATTAAATTATCTTAGTTATTTTTTCATGATTTAGCAACTTGGGGGTATTTTTTATCTCACTTTTCAGCAAAATTGTCTAAAGCAAGTAAGGCTGTATCTTCATTAATTGCTGTATAAATTGATTTTAAATCATTAGCTACCAGTTTACGGTCTTTATAAGGAACGAATTTGATGAACAATACATAATTGATGTTGTGTTTTTGGAAAAACAGCTTCTATTGCATCAGACATTCCTGTTAAATTATCACTACAAGCAACAAGAATATCTTGTAATCCGCGATTTTTCATTTCCGTAAGATTATTCAGTCAAAATTTGGCTCCCCTCATTCTCGCTAATTCACATTCCTAAAATATCTTTTAAACCATCTAAATTAATTCCTAAGGCAAGATAAACTGCTTTGTTTATTATTCGTTTATCTTGCTTTACTTTAACAACAACAATACAATCAAAATAAACAATCGGATAAATCTTCTCTAAAGGTTTAGTTTGTCACACTTTAACTTCTTCAATAACATCATCAGTTATTTGATTAATTAAACTTTCTGAAATTTCTGCTCCGTGATAGAATTCTTGCAATTGTGCTTTGATATCAGAAATTGTCATTCCTCTTGCATATAAAGAAATTACTTTTTGATCAAAGTTATTAAATTTTCTTTGTCTTTTTGAAATAATTACTGGTTTAAAAGTACTATTTCGATCTCTTGGTACATCAATTACGATTGAACCATTTTTAAGTAATAATGGTTTTTTGTGTGTTGCCATTTCTTTTATTATGATTCTCATCAGTTTCAAGATGATCTTTAATTTCTGCATTTAACATTCTTTCAGTTAATTTTTTGATAAATTCCTGAAAAATATTATTACTTTTAAATAAATCTTGTGGATTATCAATATTTTCTAAAAAATAATCAACAATTTTATCAATTGCATCGGGTTCTTTTTTTATTTTTTTGTCATTTTCTGTTTTCCTTCGTTTAAGTATAATTCAGAATGAATTATCGAGACACAGAATTTTGGACAGGCCCATTGATTTACAACAATATTCGAATTCACGGCAGCTTAAATTATTTAACACCCGTTGAATTTAGGAAATGGCAGTCTACATAAAAAGTGTCCTAAAAAGGGTTGTTATTCCATTTATTATTTATTTTCTAAATAAAATGATAATTAAATTGTCGTTGCTTTTCATTAAAAATTATTTAAATCTTTTCCTAACTAACAAAACTTTATGCGCCCAATAAATGACAATAACAAGAAAAGAAAGGTTAGTTTAGTGATTAAATAATATAATTAGTTGATTGTTTTACTTCTTCAAAGAGCAATTACCTAAGAAAACTAAACGCGACCCAAAAACGGTGCCGGAAACGGTAATGGTTTATGTTGATGGATCAAGAAACGTCCAAGCGCTATCCCTAATCGATGACGGCAAATCAATCCAAGAACAAATAGGGAGGGCCTCGACCTCTCGCCATTAGAAGCAACCATTACACACTAACCTAACACTAAATAAAATAATCACGACCCCTATAACAACAAACAACGCCTTTCCTACAAACCAATACCGAAATACCACGGCATTTAAACAAGAGGACCGCATCCGTGTGTGGCGGGTGGTGGAACTAATATTAATATCGGTGACCTGTGTGCTTTCTGCAATGAAGGAAACATCATTGAAGCAGGAGCAGGAGGATGCAATATCCTGCGATAATTTGCAGTGCTCAACTGCAATGTGGGTTATAACATCTTAGAATTAACAAAAAAGAGTAAGTAATTTAAATTACTTACTCTTTTTAATCCTTATTCTTTAATTCGCATATGAGGAAATAATAACACATCTTTGATTGATGATTGTTCAGTTAATAACATTACTAAGCGGTCAATACCAATCCCCAAACCACCAGCTGGCGGCATCCCATATTCTAAGGCTTCAACAAAGTCTAAATCCATTTCATTAGCTTCCTCATCACCTAAATCTCTTAATGCTAACTGTTGTTCAAAACGATTATATTGGTCAATAGGATCGTTTAACTCGGAATAACCATTAGCATACTCTCTGCCCCCAATAAATAGTTCAAAACGATCAGTAAACCGTTCATCAGTGCAACTCTTTTTCGCTAATGGCGACACTTCTAGCGGGTATCCATAAATAAATGATGGTTGAATTAAAGTTTTTTCAACTAATTGTTCAAAAAACGCATTAATGATATGACCAATCACATGATGATGCTTTTCTAAAAGTATCTTATGTTCTTTAGCTAACTTTTGCGCTTGAACTAATGTCATTTCGCGATTAAATTCTATCCCACTAACATTTTTAATTGCTTCCACCATACTCATTTTATTTCATTGCCCAAAATTAATTTTTTGATGATTGTAAGTTATTTCGCTATTAGACAAAATTTCCTTAGCTAAATAACCAATTAAATCTTCAGTCAACTGCATCATAAAATTCATATCCTGATAAGCAACATAAATTTCAATCGTGGTAAACTCAGGATTATGTTTTGCTGAAATGCCTTCATTACGAAACAATCGTCCAATTTCAAATACTTTTTCAAAACCACCAACAAGAAGTTTTTTTAAATATAATTCGGGGGCAACTCGTAAATAAAACGACATATCCAAAGTATTATGATGCGTTTTAAAAGGTTTCGCTGTTGCACCACCTAATATTGGTTGTAAAACTGGCGTTTCCACCTCTAAATAGTCTCTTGCTTGTAAATATTGACGAATTAAATTCAATATTTGCGTTCTTTTAATAAATACTGCTTTAACTTCTTCATTAACAATCAAATCAACATATCTGCGACGATATCGTTCTTCGGTATCCTTCAACCCATCGTGTTTATCGGGTAATGATTTTAATGCCTTACTAAGTAATTGAAACGATATTAGTCTTAAAGTCAATTCTCCAACTTGTGTTTTCATTGCTCTACCAGTAGCACTAATGATATCTCCCAAATCTAATTGTTGAAAACTAAGAAATTCTTCCTTAGAAACTTCATCAAGACGAAGATAAACTTGAATTTGATCATCTTGATCTTGAACATTAGCAAAAATTGCTTTCCCGGCAGTTCTTAAAGCCCTAATTCTTCCGCCAATAATAACCACATCTGTTTTTCCTTGCAATTGTTCTTTACTATACACATCATATTGTTTTTTAAATTCAGCAGTATTATGAGTTCGCTCTACCTTAGAAATATCAAACGGATTATGGTTCGCTTTTACTAATTGTTCTAACTTAGCGCGTCGCACAACTTCCTGTTCTGAAAATTTTCTTGACATAAATTAACTTCTCCTTTAATTATTTTTTAAATTTTACTAGCGTCAATATGAATTATATCACTAGCGCGTCCAAAAGGTAGTGCATATACCAAATGGTCGCGTTTAGTTTTCTTAGGTATTGCTCTTTGAAGAAGTAAAACAATCAGCCAATTATATTATTTAATTACTAAACTAACCCCACCTTTCTTGTTATTGTCATTTTTATTCATTACCATTCTACATATTATTGAATTTTTACACAATAAAAATTATTAATATTATTAAATT from Spiroplasma endosymbiont of Agriotes lineatus includes these protein-coding regions:
- a CDS encoding integrase core domain-containing protein yields the protein MKDFSELGTTIKRLRTDNAPEFITDNWSNKKSYKVKEKPFTTFLSKNGIVHETTPIRSPQSNGKIKRYHQYYTKLFYAKDKKLNQNELQHYLNKYYYFYNFERLHPSLNTKTPFQTLQKFLTK
- a CDS encoding IS3 family transposase, giving the protein MNYRDTEFWTGPLIYNNIRIHGSLNYLTPVEFRKWQST
- the lysS gene encoding lysine--tRNA ligase; its protein translation is MSRKFSEQEVVRRAKLEQLVKANHNPFDISKVERTHNTAEFKKQYDVYSKEQLQGKTDVVIIGGRIRALRTAGKAIFANVQDQDDQIQVYLRLDEVSKEEFLSFQQLDLGDIISATGRAMKTQVGELTLRLISFQLLSKALKSLPDKHDGLKDTEERYRRRYVDLIVNEEVKAVFIKRTQILNLIRQYLQARDYLEVETPVLQPILGGATAKPFKTHHNTLDMSFYLRVAPELYLKKLLVGGFEKVFEIGRLFRNEGISAKHNPEFTTIEIYVAYQDMNFMMQLTEDLIGYLAKEILSNSEITYNHQKINFGQWNKMSMVEAIKNVSGIEFNREMTLVQAQKLAKEHKILLEKHHHVIGHIINAFFEQLVEKTLIQPSFIYGYPLEVSPLAKKSCTDERFTDRFELFIGGREYANGYSELNDPIDQYNRFEQQLALRDLGDEEANEMDLDFVEALEYGMPPAGGLGIGIDRLVMLLTEQSSIKDVLLFPHMRIKE